A region from the Geobacter benzoatilyticus genome encodes:
- a CDS encoding glutamate-5-semialdehyde dehydrogenase, with product MTIVAQIRTIAADARQAAIAMAKLPTTAKNDLLMAMAMALINDTPQLIDENRKDLEAGEKKGLSSAMLDRLMLDETRIKAMADGLREVANLPDPVGEVTRMWKRPNNLMVGKMRIPLGVIGIIYEARPNVTADAAALCLKAGNSVILRGGSEAIHSNLAIARILGREMERAGIPQAALSVIPFPEREGVLEMLKQEEFIDLIIPRGGESLIRFVVEHSKIPVIKHYKGVCHIFVDSSADFDMAERIVVNAKVQRPGVCNSLETLLIHKDVAETFIPRIAQTLTDLKVELRGDDCVREFAPQATPATEEDWQAEYLELILAVRVVDDLDDAINHINAYGSLHTEAIVTGDYHNSQRFIREVNSSTVLVNASTRFADGNQLGLGAEIGISTTKLHSFGPMGLEDLTTTKFIVYGDGQIRQ from the coding sequence GTGACCATTGTTGCCCAGATCCGCACCATCGCCGCCGACGCCCGTCAGGCCGCCATCGCCATGGCAAAGCTTCCCACCACGGCCAAGAACGACCTTCTCATGGCCATGGCCATGGCCCTCATCAACGATACGCCCCAACTGATCGATGAAAACCGCAAGGACCTGGAAGCTGGGGAGAAAAAGGGGCTCTCAAGCGCCATGCTTGACCGCCTGATGCTGGATGAAACGCGCATCAAGGCCATGGCCGACGGCCTGCGGGAAGTGGCGAACCTTCCCGACCCGGTGGGTGAAGTGACCCGGATGTGGAAGCGCCCCAACAACCTCATGGTGGGGAAGATGCGAATTCCGCTGGGGGTCATCGGCATCATCTACGAGGCGCGCCCCAACGTGACTGCCGATGCCGCCGCCCTCTGCCTCAAGGCGGGCAACAGCGTAATTCTGCGCGGCGGTTCCGAGGCGATACACTCGAACCTCGCCATAGCCCGCATTCTGGGACGCGAGATGGAGCGGGCCGGCATACCGCAAGCAGCTCTGTCGGTCATCCCCTTCCCGGAGCGCGAAGGGGTCCTGGAGATGCTCAAGCAGGAGGAGTTCATCGATCTCATCATCCCCAGGGGCGGAGAAAGCCTTATCCGCTTCGTGGTGGAACATTCGAAGATTCCGGTGATAAAGCACTACAAAGGGGTTTGCCACATCTTCGTGGATTCCTCGGCGGATTTCGACATGGCGGAACGGATCGTGGTGAACGCCAAGGTCCAGCGCCCCGGCGTCTGCAACTCCCTTGAGACGCTCCTTATTCACAAGGACGTGGCCGAAACCTTCATCCCCCGCATTGCCCAAACCCTGACCGACCTCAAGGTGGAACTGCGGGGCGACGACTGCGTGCGGGAATTCGCCCCCCAGGCAACACCGGCAACGGAGGAGGACTGGCAGGCGGAGTACCTGGAGTTGATCCTGGCCGTACGGGTGGTTGACGACCTGGACGATGCCATAAACCATATAAACGCCTATGGGTCGCTCCACACGGAAGCGATTGTCACGGGGGACTACCACAATTCCCAGCGCTTCATCCGGGAAGTTAATTCCAGCACGGTGCTCGTGAATGCGTCCACCCGTTTCGCCGACGGCAACCAACTGGGCCTCGGCGCGGAGATCGGCATCTCCACCACCAAGCTCCACTCGTTCGGCCCCATGGGGCTGGAGGATCTGACCACCACCAAGTTCATCGTCTACGGCGACGGACAGATACGTCAGTGA
- the nadD gene encoding nicotinate-nucleotide adenylyltransferase produces the protein MKTGILGGTFNPIHYAHLRIAEEVRDKFALDQVIFIPAASPPHKPMAGELPFAVRCEMVRLATRDNPSFAVSDIEGRRPGKSYSIDTLRELRRERPGDEFFFIIGSDSFMDFGSWHEYEAIFSTCNIVAVDRPGALIRDPAAALPVAVAPQFCYHAAGKRLSHRSGYSVYHLAGTPLDISSSAIRNLARQGRSVRYLVPDPVAHYITEQRIYTHDR, from the coding sequence ATGAAAACGGGAATTCTTGGCGGCACCTTCAACCCGATCCACTATGCCCATCTTCGCATCGCAGAGGAGGTGCGGGACAAGTTCGCCCTGGACCAGGTCATCTTCATCCCCGCTGCCTCCCCCCCCCACAAGCCGATGGCTGGAGAGCTTCCCTTCGCCGTCCGCTGCGAGATGGTCCGCCTCGCCACCCGGGACAACCCCTCGTTTGCCGTCTCGGACATCGAAGGGCGGCGGCCGGGAAAATCCTACTCCATCGACACCCTGCGCGAACTGCGGCGCGAGCGTCCCGGCGACGAGTTTTTCTTCATCATCGGCAGCGATTCGTTCATGGACTTCGGATCATGGCATGAATACGAAGCCATTTTTTCCACATGCAACATCGTGGCGGTCGACAGGCCAGGGGCTCTCATTCGCGATCCGGCAGCGGCCCTCCCCGTTGCGGTAGCCCCCCAGTTCTGCTATCATGCCGCCGGAAAACGCCTTTCCCACCGCTCGGGATACTCGGTCTACCACCTGGCAGGCACCCCCCTGGACATCTCATCGAGCGCGATACGGAACCTCGCCCGACAGGGGCGCTCCGTAAGATATCTGGTGCCTGACCCCGTAGCACACTATATTACTGAACAAAGGATTTACACCCATGACCGATAA
- the rsfS gene encoding ribosome silencing factor, which translates to MTDKPTLTPRERALECARLALDKKALDVKIMEIGRLSSIADYLVLASGRSDKQAQAIADSVKKGLKKYGKALDVEGLKEGNWIVVDYGDVLVHVFQEEIRRYYDLDGLWAAADRVEIPTAYLWEGTEGTPE; encoded by the coding sequence ATGACCGATAAACCTACCCTCACCCCCCGCGAACGGGCCCTTGAATGCGCCCGCCTTGCCCTGGACAAGAAAGCCCTCGACGTGAAGATCATGGAGATCGGCCGGCTGTCATCCATTGCCGACTACCTCGTGCTCGCTTCGGGCCGCTCCGACAAGCAGGCACAGGCCATTGCCGATTCGGTGAAAAAGGGACTCAAGAAATACGGCAAGGCGCTCGATGTGGAGGGGCTGAAGGAAGGAAACTGGATCGTCGTCGACTACGGTGATGTTCTGGTTCACGTCTTTCAGGAGGAGATCCGCCGTTACTACGACCTGGACGGGCTCTGGGCCGCGGCTGACCGGGTTGAAATCCCCACTGCCTACCTCTGGGAAGGAACAGAAGGAACCCCTGAATGA
- a CDS encoding 23S rRNA (pseudouridine(1915)-N(3))-methyltransferase RlmH, which translates to MKLKVLWVGKTQEEWLRRGIDEYAGRIRRYTPLEIAEAREEKGAAAEAMRARECERLEKLVPKNARLVLLDERGDQLTSPQLATFIEKSRDSAVPEMVFAIGGAYGFADSFRARADKVLGLSQLTFTHQMVRVFLLEQIYRAHTIINGEPYHH; encoded by the coding sequence ATGAAGCTGAAGGTCCTCTGGGTCGGCAAAACCCAGGAGGAGTGGCTCCGGCGGGGCATCGACGAGTACGCCGGCCGGATCAGGCGCTACACCCCCCTGGAGATCGCCGAGGCAAGGGAGGAGAAGGGAGCCGCTGCCGAAGCCATGCGGGCCAGGGAATGCGAGCGGCTGGAGAAACTGGTGCCGAAAAATGCCCGGCTCGTTCTGCTGGATGAACGGGGCGACCAGCTGACATCCCCCCAACTGGCCACGTTTATCGAAAAAAGCCGTGACAGCGCCGTTCCCGAGATGGTCTTCGCCATCGGCGGCGCCTACGGCTTTGCCGACAGCTTCCGGGCCCGGGCAGACAAGGTACTGGGCCTTTCGCAGCTCACCTTCACCCACCAGATGGTGCGGGTATTCCTTCTCGAGCAGATATACCGTGCCCACACCATCATCAACGGCGAGCCCTATCACCACTGA
- the gpmI gene encoding 2,3-bisphosphoglycerate-independent phosphoglycerate mutase: MTRPLMLMILDGWGINPNAENNAVTQARTPNLDTLLATYPNAEMLTSGMAVGLPDGQMGNSEVGHLNIGAGRVVYQDLTRITKAIQDGDFFTNPVLLDCMAKTRAAGGRLHLSGLLSDGGVHSHNTHLYALLELAKREGIRDVFVHAILDGRDTPPKSGIDYLAQLEAEISRIGVGSVATVMGRYWAMDRDNRWERVERAYNAIVRGEGTGRSSSADAIEASYAADVTDEFVEPAVIMQDGAPRGQLRDGDGFIFFNFRSDRAREITRALALADCPGFGRENRPSLASYVCMTEYDATFGLPIAFGPEELKNILGDVLGRAGLRQLRIAETEKYAHVTFFFNGGIEEPFPLEERCLIPSPKEVATYDLKPEMSAYLVTDELLNRLESDAYDVVIVNFANADMVGHTGILEAARKAMEAVDTCVGRIVAKVREKGGAVIITADHGNAEMMTDETGGPHTAHTNGPVPLILVDDNRKGAKLRAGTLADIAPTMLEILGISQPAEMTGKSLIVKY; this comes from the coding sequence ATGACCCGACCGCTCATGCTCATGATCCTCGACGGCTGGGGGATCAACCCCAACGCCGAGAACAACGCCGTAACCCAGGCCCGGACCCCGAACCTGGACACCCTCCTCGCCACCTATCCCAATGCTGAAATGCTGACATCCGGCATGGCAGTCGGGCTGCCCGACGGCCAGATGGGGAACTCCGAGGTGGGGCACCTGAACATCGGAGCGGGGCGGGTTGTCTACCAGGACCTCACCCGCATAACCAAGGCGATTCAGGACGGCGACTTTTTCACCAACCCGGTCCTTCTGGATTGCATGGCAAAGACCAGGGCCGCCGGGGGACGGCTCCACCTGTCGGGACTCCTCTCCGACGGCGGCGTCCACTCCCACAACACCCACCTCTACGCCCTGCTGGAACTGGCGAAGCGCGAGGGAATCAGAGACGTCTTCGTTCATGCCATCCTCGACGGCCGGGACACTCCCCCGAAAAGCGGCATCGACTACCTGGCGCAGCTTGAAGCGGAAATCTCCCGCATCGGCGTTGGTTCCGTTGCCACGGTCATGGGACGGTACTGGGCCATGGACCGGGACAACCGCTGGGAGCGGGTGGAGCGTGCCTACAACGCCATTGTTCGCGGCGAAGGAACCGGAAGAAGCAGCTCGGCCGACGCCATCGAGGCGAGTTACGCGGCCGACGTGACCGACGAATTCGTGGAACCGGCCGTAATCATGCAGGACGGAGCACCGCGTGGACAGCTTCGGGACGGCGACGGTTTTATCTTCTTCAACTTCCGCTCCGACCGGGCAAGGGAGATTACCCGGGCGCTGGCCCTCGCCGACTGCCCGGGCTTCGGGCGCGAGAACCGGCCCAGCCTGGCTTCCTACGTCTGCATGACCGAGTATGACGCCACCTTCGGCCTCCCCATCGCCTTCGGCCCCGAAGAGCTGAAGAACATCCTCGGCGACGTCCTGGGCCGCGCGGGACTCCGGCAGCTGCGGATTGCCGAGACCGAGAAATACGCCCATGTCACCTTCTTTTTCAACGGCGGCATCGAGGAGCCTTTCCCCCTCGAAGAGCGCTGCCTCATCCCCTCCCCCAAGGAGGTGGCCACCTACGACCTGAAGCCGGAGATGAGCGCCTATCTCGTTACCGACGAACTACTGAATCGGCTGGAGAGCGACGCCTACGATGTCGTCATCGTCAATTTCGCCAACGCCGACATGGTGGGGCACACCGGCATCCTGGAAGCAGCCAGGAAGGCCATGGAGGCGGTGGATACCTGCGTGGGGAGAATCGTGGCGAAAGTGCGGGAGAAGGGGGGCGCCGTCATCATAACCGCCGACCACGGCAACGCCGAGATGATGACTGACGAGACCGGTGGACCGCACACGGCCCACACGAACGGACCTGTTCCCCTGATACTGGTGGACGACAACCGGAAAGGGGCAAAGCTCAGGGCCGGCACCCTGGCCGACATCGCCCCGACGATGCTGGAGATTCTTGGCATTTCCCAACCGGCGGAGATGACCGGAAAAAGCCTCATCGTCAAATACTGA